In Chitinophaga varians, the following are encoded in one genomic region:
- a CDS encoding metallophosphoesterase, with product MIPCLSSIAKSCILTCCSALLGLTLQAQTTLVPFGSTWKYLDNGSNQGSSWRSATFNDGSWKSGPAELGYGDGDESTVVSYGSNANSKYVTTYFRKQFTLSGLSNYTSFTLEFRRDDGIVVYVNGMEVKRDNMPSGTISYNTLASADASDDGASVQTATLPVSAFVEGSNTIAVEIHQQVVTSSDISFDLQLKGNSGSSSASVVRGPYLQMGNQTAVSIRWRTAEASNTKVKYGTVYGNLTDSVINTSSSTEHEVRITNLQPDTRYYYSIGTTTAVLEATDKNYFNTAPPANTTRKIRIAAYGDCGNNSSNQTKVRDAYLNYVGAAPTDVWLLLGDNAYDGGFDNEYQTNFFNIYKDNLLKNILLFPTPGNHDYDNDPSRQDDHNIPYLANFTLPKNGECGGVASGKEEYYSFDYGDIHFICLDSYGEENNKRFYDTSSTQIQWLKNDLAANNRKWTIAYWHHPPYTMGSHNSDTESELVKVRQNLIRILERYGVDLILNGHSHDYERSYFIRGHYGLENTFSLTTHAVSKSSAKYDSTTSSCPYITSSAKTNHGTVYVVAGSAGQVGGTSSSFPHASSYYANATTGGSLVLEIEGNRLDAKFIAADKTIKDRFTMMKDVNKTTVVNATAGQPLTLSASWPGNYKWDDGSSSRTRTVTPNSTTVYTVSDNATPTICVTDTFKVVTGTLMATSAVAENKTTAAPSSFSVKVYPNPSPNNKLQVEISSKQQQPVRYSIVDLSGRKIQENVWQVASGTSTQTITLPRGNYVLTLINTNGERQTQQLVVE from the coding sequence ATGATCCCATGCTTGTCCTCTATTGCGAAATCGTGCATCCTTACCTGTTGCAGCGCCCTGTTGGGCCTGACGTTACAGGCGCAGACCACACTGGTCCCTTTTGGTTCAACCTGGAAGTACCTTGACAATGGCTCCAATCAGGGCTCGTCGTGGCGATCGGCCACGTTCAACGACGGCTCCTGGAAGAGCGGTCCCGCCGAACTGGGCTATGGCGACGGCGACGAATCCACTGTGGTCAGTTATGGCAGCAATGCCAACAGCAAGTACGTCACCACGTACTTCCGGAAACAGTTCACCCTCTCCGGCCTCAGCAACTACACCAGCTTCACCCTGGAATTCAGGAGAGACGATGGCATCGTGGTGTATGTGAACGGCATGGAAGTAAAAAGGGACAATATGCCTTCCGGCACTATCTCCTACAACACGCTGGCCTCCGCCGATGCCAGCGATGACGGCGCCTCCGTACAAACAGCCACGCTTCCCGTTTCCGCTTTCGTGGAAGGCAGCAACACCATCGCAGTGGAGATACACCAGCAGGTGGTCACCAGCAGCGATATCTCTTTTGACCTGCAACTGAAAGGCAATAGCGGCAGTTCCTCTGCGTCCGTGGTAAGAGGCCCTTACCTGCAAATGGGCAATCAGACAGCCGTCTCCATTCGCTGGCGCACCGCCGAAGCCAGCAACACCAAAGTGAAGTATGGCACCGTATACGGTAACCTGACAGACAGCGTGATAAACACCTCCTCCTCCACCGAACATGAGGTGAGGATCACCAATCTGCAGCCGGACACCCGCTATTATTACAGCATCGGCACCACTACCGCCGTACTGGAAGCAACCGATAAAAACTATTTCAATACAGCGCCTCCCGCCAATACCACCCGCAAAATCAGGATCGCTGCGTATGGCGACTGTGGCAACAATTCCAGCAACCAAACCAAAGTACGGGACGCCTACCTGAACTATGTAGGCGCCGCACCTACCGACGTATGGCTGCTGCTCGGCGACAACGCCTATGATGGCGGGTTCGACAACGAATACCAAACCAACTTCTTTAATATCTACAAAGACAACCTGCTCAAAAACATCCTGCTGTTCCCCACGCCGGGCAACCACGATTATGATAATGATCCTTCGCGCCAGGATGACCATAATATCCCCTATCTTGCCAACTTCACCCTGCCCAAAAATGGTGAGTGCGGCGGCGTAGCTTCCGGCAAGGAAGAGTACTACTCATTTGATTACGGCGATATCCATTTTATCTGCCTGGATTCCTACGGAGAAGAAAACAACAAACGTTTTTACGATACCTCCTCCACACAGATACAGTGGCTCAAAAACGACCTGGCCGCCAATAACCGCAAATGGACCATCGCGTACTGGCACCATCCGCCATACACCATGGGCAGCCATAATTCCGATACAGAAAGTGAACTGGTGAAAGTAAGACAGAACCTGATCCGCATACTGGAACGTTATGGGGTAGACCTGATCCTCAATGGGCACAGCCACGACTACGAACGTTCCTACTTTATCCGCGGGCACTACGGACTGGAAAACACTTTCTCCCTGACGACGCACGCTGTCAGCAAGAGCAGCGCCAAATACGACAGTACCACCAGCTCCTGCCCCTACATCACTTCGTCTGCCAAAACAAACCATGGCACAGTGTACGTAGTGGCCGGTTCTGCCGGACAGGTAGGCGGTACTTCTTCTTCGTTCCCCCATGCCAGTTCCTATTACGCCAACGCCACTACCGGCGGCTCACTGGTATTGGAAATAGAAGGCAACAGATTGGATGCGAAGTTCATCGCAGCGGATAAAACGATCAAAGACCGTTTTACCATGATGAAAGACGTTAACAAAACAACGGTGGTGAATGCTACTGCCGGTCAACCGCTGACCCTTAGCGCCTCCTGGCCCGGCAATTACAAATGGGACGATGGCTCTTCCAGCCGCACCAGGACCGTAACGCCCAACAGCACCACCGTATATACCGTTTCTGATAACGCTACGCCCACCATCTGCGTAACTGATACCTTCAAAGTGGTAACCGGTACCCTGATGGCCACCAGCGCCGTCGCCGAAAACAAAACAACGGCAGCGCCTTCCTCCTTCTCCGTTAAAGTATATCCTAATCCATCTCCCAACAATAAATTACAGGTGGAAATCAGCAGCAAACAGCAGCAACCGGTGAGATACAGCATTGTAGACCTCTCCGGCAGGAAGATACAGGAAAATGTATGGCAGGTAGCTTCAGGCACTTCCACACAAACCATCACGCTGCCCCGTGGCAATTATGTCCTCACCCTCATCAATACTAACGGTGAACGGCAAACGCAGCAGCTCGTCGTAGAATAA
- a CDS encoding cytochrome c peroxidase has product MRSIITVLLLAALTYTHPRREPPPVTAVETYFGLQMGAVEHSLQLLEEAVRTHAPVSTQRQLFRSARLAYKQAEFLTEYYYPHVIRNINGPALPFADGENSRDILPPQGFQVIEEKLWAPGAASKELLPVVTALRAQFTALRSQTDPYGFMDAYVFDAMRFEIYRIIALGISGYDSPIAQLSMPEATAALKGVEYAATLYARDVADSNVRQTATARFKAARQYLAAHPGFNEFDRLHFITHYVNPLSASLLALQQQLHLQLPPERRILSPEAPHLFAMRYYNVNGYSPNYESDPTAGRIQLGQRLFYDPMLSGNLQRSCASCHQASKAFTDGMARNTDLDGKALIARNTPTLLNAAFQSKQFYDSRAIFLENQVSDVVHNKREMNGSLQQTAHSLKKDSTYVRLFAKAFAEGHNSITEENIANALASFLRSLTSLQSRFDVYMNGDTTALNTMEKKGFNVFMGKGKCGTCHFAPLFSGVAPPYFAEPESEVLGVPASAGPHAPLDQDPGKYVLYRISIHRYAFKTPTVRNSAVTAPYMHNGVFPTLESVIDFYDKGGGAGLGIAPPNQTLPAEKLRLTPQDKKALVAFMQALTDTSSWKAAVAY; this is encoded by the coding sequence ATGAGAAGCATTATTACTGTACTGTTATTGGCCGCACTAACCTATACGCACCCACGCCGCGAGCCCCCGCCTGTTACAGCAGTGGAAACATATTTCGGTCTTCAGATGGGAGCGGTGGAACATAGTCTTCAGCTATTGGAAGAAGCTGTCCGTACCCATGCACCGGTTTCCACGCAGAGACAACTGTTCCGTTCCGCACGGCTGGCATACAAGCAGGCCGAATTTCTCACGGAATATTATTACCCGCACGTGATACGGAATATCAACGGACCGGCATTGCCTTTTGCGGACGGGGAGAATTCCCGGGACATATTGCCGCCACAGGGTTTCCAGGTGATCGAAGAAAAACTGTGGGCACCAGGTGCGGCATCCAAAGAACTGCTGCCCGTTGTCACAGCGCTCAGGGCACAGTTTACCGCTTTGCGATCGCAGACGGACCCTTATGGTTTTATGGATGCCTATGTGTTTGATGCGATGCGCTTTGAGATATACCGCATCATCGCCCTGGGTATTTCCGGCTATGATTCGCCCATAGCGCAGCTGTCAATGCCCGAAGCAACTGCCGCGCTGAAGGGTGTTGAATACGCTGCTACGCTGTATGCCCGCGATGTGGCGGACAGCAACGTCCGGCAGACAGCGACGGCTCGTTTTAAAGCCGCGCGGCAGTACCTGGCAGCACACCCGGGCTTCAACGAATTTGACCGGCTTCATTTTATTACGCATTACGTCAATCCGTTGAGTGCCTCGCTGCTGGCGCTGCAACAACAACTGCACCTGCAACTGCCGCCCGAACGCAGGATACTGTCTCCCGAGGCCCCACACCTCTTTGCGATGCGGTACTATAACGTTAACGGTTACTCGCCCAATTATGAGTCAGACCCCACGGCCGGAAGGATACAGTTAGGGCAACGGCTGTTTTATGACCCCATGCTGTCGGGCAACCTGCAGCGCTCCTGCGCTTCCTGTCACCAGGCCTCAAAAGCATTTACAGACGGCATGGCACGCAATACGGACCTGGACGGCAAAGCGCTCATCGCCCGCAATACGCCCACCTTGCTGAATGCTGCGTTCCAGTCGAAACAGTTCTATGATTCCCGCGCCATCTTCCTCGAAAACCAGGTGTCTGACGTGGTACACAATAAACGGGAGATGAATGGCTCCCTGCAACAGACAGCCCATTCGCTGAAGAAAGACAGCACCTATGTGCGTCTGTTCGCCAAAGCCTTTGCGGAAGGGCATAACAGCATTACGGAAGAAAACATCGCCAACGCGCTGGCATCTTTCCTGCGGTCGCTCACCAGTTTGCAGTCACGCTTCGATGTATATATGAACGGGGACACCACCGCGCTCAATACAATGGAAAAGAAAGGCTTCAATGTCTTCATGGGAAAGGGTAAATGCGGCACCTGCCATTTTGCGCCGCTGTTCAGCGGGGTGGCGCCACCATATTTTGCAGAGCCGGAATCGGAAGTGCTGGGCGTACCGGCAAGCGCCGGTCCGCATGCGCCGCTGGACCAGGATCCCGGTAAGTATGTGCTGTATAGGATCAGCATTCACCGCTATGCTTTTAAAACGCCGACGGTGCGCAACAGTGCGGTCACGGCCCCGTATATGCATAACGGTGTGTTCCCTACGCTGGAATCAGTGATCGACTTTTATGACAAGGGCGGTGGGGCCGGACTGGGCATCGCGCCGCCCAACCAGACATTGCCAGCGGAAAAGCTGCGACTGACGCCGCAGGACAAGAAAGCACTGGTGGCCTTCATGCAGGCGCTAACGGACACCAGCAGCTGGAAAGCTGCCGTGGCCTACTGA
- a CDS encoding pentapeptide repeat-containing protein, with amino-acid sequence MEAKNIGSKIARARKETNMSQAQLAQQLFISPQAVGKWERGESLPDILTINRLAEILGVDLNYFSENFESPKAETTIKATTDSAAYTEPVAPVDAKISGREEQALVTDFTGTDLAGTDFAGVVAPKRKFHASSLRGADFTGADLTGSSFTTCDAAGARFNRADLTDCKLSVVNLTDTSFDNSILVRTVFSKSELVRSTFTDVKLTDVRLDMTDLRTTIFKRCVFSGVDFRRSDLRGQCFDGQTFIGVKFDRALLNDAVFKGATLKNVSFRPAFALTNNYYRAIGTIHFDGATMDKLTYAALKGMGARLENVTVS; translated from the coding sequence ATGGAAGCTAAAAATATTGGCAGCAAAATCGCAAGGGCCAGAAAAGAGACGAATATGTCTCAGGCGCAGCTCGCCCAACAGTTGTTTATCAGTCCGCAGGCTGTCGGCAAATGGGAGCGTGGGGAATCCCTCCCTGATATCCTCACCATCAACCGGCTGGCCGAAATCCTGGGGGTTGACCTGAATTATTTCTCGGAGAATTTTGAATCCCCTAAAGCGGAGACAACGATTAAAGCGACAACTGACAGTGCCGCCTATACGGAGCCGGTGGCACCAGTGGATGCTAAAATTTCCGGCAGGGAGGAGCAGGCGCTGGTGACGGATTTCACCGGGACCGACCTGGCGGGGACAGATTTCGCCGGTGTCGTGGCGCCTAAACGAAAATTCCACGCCAGCAGTTTACGCGGAGCGGATTTTACCGGTGCCGACCTGACTGGCAGCTCCTTTACCACCTGCGACGCGGCCGGGGCCCGTTTTAATAGGGCCGACCTGACAGACTGTAAGTTGTCTGTCGTTAACCTCACGGATACAAGTTTCGACAACTCCATTCTCGTGCGGACTGTTTTCAGCAAGTCGGAGCTGGTGAGGTCAACATTTACAGATGTAAAGCTGACAGACGTGAGACTGGACATGACCGATCTCAGAACGACTATCTTTAAGCGCTGTGTCTTTAGTGGCGTGGATTTCAGGCGTTCCGACCTGCGGGGCCAGTGTTTTGACGGGCAGACCTTTATTGGCGTTAAATTCGACCGGGCCTTGTTGAATGACGCGGTGTTTAAAGGCGCAACGCTCAAAAATGTCTCTTTCCGTCCGGCTTTTGCGCTGACGAACAATTACTACCGCGCTATCGGCACCATCCACTTCGATGGCGCCACCATGGACAAACTTACCTATGCCGCTCTGAAAGGGATGGGCGCACGGCTGGAAAACGTGACCGTTAGCTGA
- a CDS encoding alpha/beta fold hydrolase: protein MKTMQPPKIIHRTVHINGLDIFYREAGDPSRPAILLMHGFPSSSHMFRRLLPALAQADYYAIAPDFPGFGYSSYPPTNSFAYTFENMARVISSFVTEKQLQQFALYLHDYGSTIGMRVALEHPEKITALIFQDGNSYEEGLGKEWDTAKAYWDNPTAANRAQLPEWLNAEGTRQQYVAGVPEDQLPLFSPDTWTLDWALMDRPGHVAAQFALFEDYRHNRKYFPQFREFFRRTQLPTLVIWGKYDAYFSVEEAACYKRDLPDAEVHILEAGHKALESHFEDICPLMLDFLKRRLS from the coding sequence ATGAAAACAATGCAACCACCCAAAATAATTCATCGCACGGTTCACATTAACGGCCTGGATATCTTCTACCGCGAAGCCGGCGACCCTTCCCGTCCGGCCATATTGCTGATGCATGGGTTTCCCAGCTCCTCCCATATGTTCAGGAGATTACTGCCTGCACTGGCGCAGGCCGACTACTACGCCATAGCGCCGGATTTCCCGGGATTCGGCTACAGCAGCTATCCGCCGACCAACAGTTTCGCCTATACGTTTGAAAACATGGCCCGGGTGATATCGTCTTTTGTAACGGAAAAGCAGTTGCAACAGTTCGCGCTGTACCTGCATGATTATGGCTCCACCATAGGCATGCGCGTAGCCCTGGAGCATCCCGAAAAAATCACTGCTCTCATTTTCCAGGATGGTAATTCCTACGAAGAAGGCCTCGGCAAGGAATGGGACACGGCTAAAGCATACTGGGACAATCCTACTGCGGCCAACAGGGCACAATTACCCGAATGGCTAAACGCAGAAGGCACCCGTCAGCAGTATGTGGCCGGCGTACCGGAAGATCAGCTGCCGCTTTTCAGCCCGGACACCTGGACGCTGGACTGGGCGCTGATGGACCGCCCGGGCCATGTGGCCGCACAGTTTGCCCTGTTCGAAGACTACCGGCACAACAGAAAATATTTCCCGCAGTTCCGGGAATTTTTCCGTCGCACCCAACTCCCAACGCTGGTGATATGGGGTAAGTATGATGCTTATTTCAGTGTTGAAGAAGCAGCCTGTTATAAAAGAGACCTTCCCGATGCGGAAGTACACATTTTAGAAGCCGGACATAAAGCGCTGGAAAGTCATTTTGAAGACATCTGTCCGTTGATGCTGGACTTCCTGAAGCGGCGACTCAGCTAA
- a CDS encoding ATP-binding protein has translation MSSAPADTARYFIKHFTDEDGLPQNSIKGIVPDKNGFLWLATENGLTRFDGNYFLNFGNENLPGLKSSRMARIYPNDTAISVENEVGEILTVSQSTVTHIGKELSGYQYQQYKDTKDDYYPVRGWPDDYGAHFAKIRPIVIPQTSDSYFSIYRDTISHVKQDKVDYRIVQPQLDVQRLFVSGGRLFYLNRDGIFIGWERDKAARITLAGELLTDPAFAKCKMDIFWNLAARQVFVYTDRACYVLQPEPEGRIRGSLVLRDFDLHQAYITSIYYDQRNSRVFLGSSTKGLYVCTRQQFTVHKSNVSGEEVFYAQAPFPGDAVVTGRGLVFSHSGKYTWLPLSFDSESALENYALARDKQGRYWGRGGFALICISPDFSRELYKFQLPYLIGPVYVDPQGTVWTAGKFPGLYYLKNADASQGLQYVPAGVKDVTFIKEGKIPGLMWVGTGKGLYRVHLSSGHTDTIKGLEEGNIRSIYIPRQREIWISTYNKGVFLYRNEKLTALPLDRKRYMSTTHCVTEDAEGYCWLTTNKGLFRVSRQDVLDYADGKQRDLFYYYFGKDQGFNTNEFNGGCQPCAFKYDNGDISLPSLDGLVQFTPSAIRMEMPDKDIFVDWVEHNLKLTEPGEHFELPNNFKAFRLHVSSPYFGDPGNLYFYYCLEKDDQKEEQVWLPVSSDRTITLSTLPSGNYRIRVRKLKGFGRDQYIEKTITIRVEEAFYETGWFRLLALGVLICLGFVLYKMRIRRIQEQNRLLELKVFNRTEKLQETMTILQESDEMLRKQSLMHKHLLTAITHDIKTPLRFLLRVNNNGESSGRLQDEEIKMVTYESLYRMHYLVDNLIHYMRTSYQTGELTKEVIDLPWLIEEKMSIFKPVSDSKGIQLINHVPTGTRVVANKLLLAVVLHNLLDNAVKYTVRGSVEVSAEGGEDGLTIHVSDTGSGMPQTVRDWINHPENDGTGHSGSTGIGLVLIKELLTMINGRLHARPGDDGGTILSLQLRRND, from the coding sequence ATGTCTTCTGCTCCGGCAGACACAGCGCGTTATTTTATCAAACATTTTACAGATGAGGATGGTTTGCCGCAAAACAGCATCAAAGGCATTGTGCCCGATAAGAACGGTTTCCTGTGGCTGGCCACAGAGAATGGCCTGACGCGGTTTGATGGGAACTACTTCCTCAATTTCGGCAATGAGAATCTGCCAGGGCTGAAAAGCAGCCGGATGGCACGGATTTACCCTAATGATACCGCTATCTCGGTGGAAAACGAGGTTGGGGAGATACTGACGGTTTCGCAGAGCACGGTAACGCATATAGGAAAAGAGTTGTCCGGATATCAATACCAGCAGTACAAAGATACCAAAGATGATTATTACCCCGTCCGGGGATGGCCTGACGACTATGGGGCGCATTTCGCCAAAATACGTCCCATCGTGATACCACAGACCTCGGACAGTTATTTTTCTATATACCGTGATACCATCTCCCACGTAAAACAGGACAAAGTGGATTACCGCATTGTGCAGCCACAACTGGACGTGCAGCGTTTATTCGTGAGCGGTGGCCGGCTTTTTTACCTGAACAGAGACGGGATTTTCATCGGATGGGAGCGGGACAAGGCGGCAAGGATAACGCTTGCAGGAGAACTGTTGACCGACCCCGCCTTCGCCAAATGCAAAATGGATATTTTCTGGAATCTGGCGGCGCGCCAGGTTTTCGTATATACCGACCGTGCCTGCTATGTATTACAGCCGGAACCGGAGGGGCGTATCCGTGGTTCACTGGTGCTGCGCGACTTCGATTTACATCAGGCCTATATTACCTCCATTTATTACGATCAGCGGAACAGCCGCGTTTTCCTCGGCAGCTCTACCAAAGGCCTCTACGTTTGCACCCGGCAACAGTTTACCGTTCATAAATCTAATGTCTCCGGAGAGGAGGTGTTTTATGCACAGGCGCCATTTCCGGGCGACGCTGTGGTGACAGGCAGAGGGTTGGTCTTCAGCCATAGTGGCAAATATACCTGGCTGCCATTGTCTTTCGACAGTGAAAGCGCCCTGGAAAATTACGCCCTGGCGCGCGATAAGCAGGGCCGGTACTGGGGACGGGGTGGCTTTGCGCTGATCTGCATATCACCGGACTTCAGCCGGGAGTTATACAAATTCCAGTTGCCTTATCTTATAGGCCCCGTCTATGTTGACCCGCAGGGAACAGTGTGGACGGCAGGGAAATTTCCCGGACTGTATTACCTGAAAAATGCCGATGCCAGTCAGGGACTACAGTACGTTCCAGCCGGCGTGAAAGATGTTACCTTCATCAAAGAAGGAAAAATTCCCGGACTGATGTGGGTTGGCACCGGCAAAGGATTATACCGGGTCCATCTTTCATCGGGCCATACAGATACCATTAAGGGGCTGGAAGAGGGAAACATCCGCAGTATCTACATTCCCCGGCAGCGGGAAATATGGATAAGTACCTACAACAAAGGCGTTTTTCTTTATCGCAATGAAAAGCTGACAGCGCTGCCGTTGGACCGCAAGCGTTATATGTCCACCACGCACTGTGTCACAGAAGATGCAGAGGGTTACTGCTGGCTCACGACAAACAAAGGACTGTTCCGTGTTAGTCGTCAGGACGTACTGGACTATGCGGACGGGAAGCAGCGTGATTTGTTTTACTATTATTTCGGCAAAGACCAGGGCTTTAATACCAACGAATTTAACGGAGGCTGCCAACCCTGCGCCTTTAAATATGACAACGGAGATATCTCGCTGCCCTCGCTCGACGGGCTGGTACAGTTCACGCCATCCGCCATCCGGATGGAGATGCCAGACAAAGACATATTCGTGGACTGGGTAGAGCACAACCTGAAACTGACAGAGCCTGGCGAACATTTTGAATTGCCCAACAACTTTAAGGCTTTCAGATTACATGTCAGCTCTCCTTATTTCGGTGATCCGGGAAACCTCTATTTTTATTATTGTTTAGAGAAAGATGATCAGAAAGAAGAACAGGTATGGCTGCCGGTGAGCAGCGACAGGACCATTACATTGTCTACCCTGCCATCAGGGAATTATCGCATCCGTGTCCGGAAGCTGAAAGGTTTTGGCAGGGACCAGTATATCGAAAAGACGATTACTATCCGCGTGGAGGAAGCATTTTATGAAACAGGATGGTTCCGGTTGTTGGCGTTGGGGGTTTTAATCTGCCTCGGCTTTGTGCTGTACAAAATGCGTATCAGGCGTATCCAGGAGCAAAACAGGTTATTGGAGCTGAAAGTATTTAACCGCACGGAGAAATTGCAGGAAACGATGACCATCCTGCAGGAGTCGGACGAGATGCTGCGTAAGCAAAGCTTAATGCATAAGCATCTGCTCACGGCCATTACCCACGATATTAAAACTCCGTTGCGGTTTCTGCTGCGCGTCAATAATAACGGGGAGTCGTCTGGCAGGTTGCAGGACGAAGAAATAAAAATGGTCACTTATGAAAGTCTTTACCGCATGCATTACCTGGTAGACAATCTGATACATTATATGCGGACCTCCTATCAGACAGGCGAGTTGACTAAAGAAGTTATTGATCTGCCCTGGCTGATAGAAGAAAAAATGTCCATTTTTAAACCGGTGTCCGATTCGAAAGGCATTCAGCTCATCAACCATGTTCCGACCGGAACAAGAGTGGTGGCCAACAAACTGCTGTTGGCCGTGGTGTTGCATAACCTGCTGGACAACGCTGTAAAATATACTGTTCGCGGAAGTGTTGAAGTTTCTGCCGAAGGCGGAGAGGACGGACTGACGATCCACGTGTCAGACACCGGCAGCGGCATGCCACAAACGGTAAGAGACTGGATTAATCATCCGGAAAATGACGGCACAGGACATTCCGGCAGCACAGGCATCGGCCTTGTACTGATAAAGGAGCTGCTGACCATGATCAATGGCCGGCTCCATGCCCGTCCGGGTGATGACGGCGGCACTATACTTTCATTACAACTTCGCCGGAATGACTAG
- a CDS encoding response regulator transcription factor has protein sequence MIHVLIADDHSIVRLGIKQIICSLPGNMHVTEAKTFDETISFIEQQHFDLLVLDINMPGGNNLQMIQAVKLRQPDVRILICSAYEEIMYALGYLQTGADGYIEKNSPDDDFKTAINSVLAGEKYISRAVREQLINKYTKQQDHRPNPFSVLSGREVEVMNLLTKGLPLIKIAEILHLQLTTVSTYKARIFEKTGVKNVIALVEKAQMYQVTSHSGEVVMKV, from the coding sequence ATGATACACGTATTGATAGCAGATGACCATTCGATAGTAAGACTTGGCATTAAACAAATAATCTGCTCCCTGCCTGGTAACATGCATGTTACAGAAGCAAAAACATTTGATGAAACCATTTCTTTTATTGAACAACAACATTTTGACCTGCTGGTACTGGACATTAATATGCCCGGCGGCAATAACCTGCAGATGATACAGGCGGTAAAGCTCCGTCAGCCTGACGTGCGGATACTGATTTGTTCCGCCTATGAAGAAATCATGTATGCACTGGGCTATCTGCAGACAGGCGCTGACGGCTATATTGAAAAAAACTCTCCGGACGATGACTTCAAAACTGCCATTAATAGTGTTTTGGCGGGAGAAAAGTACATCAGCAGAGCTGTCCGTGAACAACTGATCAACAAGTACACCAAGCAGCAGGACCACCGTCCCAATCCTTTCTCCGTACTTTCCGGCCGTGAGGTGGAAGTGATGAACCTGTTGACCAAAGGGCTTCCGCTGATAAAAATTGCGGAGATACTCCACTTGCAACTCACTACCGTGAGCACTTACAAAGCACGCATTTTCGAGAAGACAGGCGTAAAAAATGTGATCGCTTTAGTGGAGAAAGCGCAGATGTACCAGGTGACTAGTCATTCCGGCGAAGTTGTAATGAAAGTATAG